A single genomic interval of Mucilaginibacter boryungensis harbors:
- a CDS encoding dihydrodipicolinate synthase family protein, with protein MKTLNPKLKQLLMDGAVIPAHPLVLNSHRQLDEFRQRRLTRYYMASGAGGVAVAVHTTQFEIRDPQYNLFEKVLSLAADEINRANLDRPFIKVAGICGSTQQAVKEAEIAVKYGYDIGLLSLSAFKNHTEDAIIEHVRTVAEIIPVFGFYLQPAVGGRLLSYEFWKAFAEVPNVQAIKIAAFNRYQTIDVVRAVCTSGRSQDIALYTGNDDNIIPDLLTTYTFKVGDKTVSRHFNGGLLGHWAFWTHRAVELLAKIKEHRKAGSNLQALLTDGIAVTDVNAAAFDPQHQFTGCISGIHEILRRQGLLEGIWCLSDHEALSPGQMEEIDRVYENYPHLNDDQFVKAFLQEDKG; from the coding sequence ATGAAGACTTTAAACCCTAAATTAAAGCAATTATTGATGGATGGGGCGGTAATACCGGCCCATCCGTTAGTGCTGAACAGTCACCGCCAGTTAGATGAGTTCCGTCAGCGCAGGTTGACGCGGTATTACATGGCAAGCGGCGCGGGTGGCGTTGCCGTAGCTGTGCATACCACGCAGTTTGAGATTCGCGACCCGCAATACAATCTTTTTGAAAAAGTGCTAAGCCTTGCGGCCGATGAAATTAACCGGGCAAATTTGGACAGGCCTTTTATAAAGGTAGCCGGCATTTGCGGCTCAACGCAGCAAGCTGTTAAAGAAGCTGAAATTGCAGTAAAGTATGGTTATGATATTGGGTTATTAAGCCTTAGCGCGTTTAAAAACCATACAGAAGATGCTATTATTGAACATGTGAGAACTGTAGCTGAGATCATCCCGGTTTTTGGCTTTTATTTACAGCCAGCCGTTGGCGGCAGGTTATTAAGCTACGAGTTTTGGAAGGCATTTGCTGAGGTGCCAAATGTACAGGCTATTAAAATAGCCGCCTTTAACCGCTATCAGACCATAGACGTGGTGCGGGCGGTATGCACTTCGGGCCGCAGCCAGGATATTGCCCTGTATACAGGCAACGATGATAATATTATCCCCGATCTTTTAACTACTTATACTTTTAAAGTTGGCGATAAAACCGTATCGCGACATTTTAATGGCGGTCTATTAGGCCATTGGGCATTCTGGACGCATAGAGCTGTGGAATTATTAGCAAAAATTAAAGAACACCGGAAAGCGGGCAGCAATTTACAGGCACTGTTAACCGATGGCATTGCCGTTACCGATGTGAATGCCGCCGCATTTGACCCTCAGCATCAATTTACAGGCTGTATAAGCGGTATCCATGAGATTTTAAGACGACAGGGCTTATTAGAGGGCATATGGTGTTTAAGCGACCACGAAGCCTTGTCGCCAGGGCAAATGGAAGAGATAGACCGGGTTTACGAAAACTACCCGCACCTTAACGACGACCAGTTTGTTAAAGCGTTTTTACAGGAGGATAAAGGGTGA
- a CDS encoding MarR family winged helix-turn-helix transcriptional regulator yields MVINQTVELVKRWGAYEAQHPDASIEDFCRHELAKGIKPENESVPESELRPDLNGQLVILLRRIGKFHIAYSNKALEGTGLDQMEEFGILVTIYNQKNPIKSEAIFNNIMELSSGSNMLIRMKKRGLVSEYADEQDKRVKRLKLTTKGEATLLKAKDLVLKVARMMVNELTDEDKRLCIQLLRPIDKRFTGLFLKQKNKPFEDIYHENIGQR; encoded by the coding sequence ATGGTAATAAATCAAACAGTAGAGTTAGTAAAACGCTGGGGCGCATACGAGGCGCAGCATCCGGATGCAAGTATTGAAGACTTTTGCCGCCATGAACTGGCAAAGGGCATAAAACCTGAAAATGAAAGTGTACCCGAAAGTGAGCTACGGCCCGATCTAAACGGGCAGCTGGTAATACTGCTGCGCCGGATCGGTAAGTTCCACATCGCTTATTCCAATAAAGCGCTGGAAGGCACCGGGCTTGACCAGATGGAGGAGTTTGGTATCCTGGTGACGATCTATAATCAAAAAAATCCGATAAAATCTGAAGCGATATTCAACAATATCATGGAATTATCCAGCGGCAGTAATATGCTTATCCGGATGAAGAAACGGGGGCTGGTGAGCGAATATGCAGACGAGCAGGATAAACGGGTAAAACGGTTAAAACTGACGACAAAGGGCGAGGCAACCCTACTAAAAGCTAAAGACCTGGTGCTAAAGGTAGCGCGTATGATGGTAAATGAGCTTACTGATGAGGACAAGCGCCTGTGCATTCAATTGCTGCGCCCTATTGATAAACGGTTTACCGGCCTGTTTCTGAAACAAAAGAACAAACCTTTCGAGGATATCTATCACGAAAACATCGGCCAACGCTAA
- a CDS encoding NAD(P)-dependent oxidoreductase has product MAMNIFIAGANGGIGRQAVEQALQAGHMVTALVRDPAKLPLVHPNLLIVQGDVLQPQTFAHHLQGQQVVISALGVSGGNLFSDKPTILYSQGIANLLQSMERHGVKRIFCISASALDVSPVIPWYVRLVAKYIIQKLLKHMYADLKQMENTVKKSGTGWMIVRPPQLTDGKLTGHYRTALNRFLKDCLKISRADVAHWIINNLNNEEAVQATVEIAY; this is encoded by the coding sequence ATGGCTATGAATATATTTATTGCGGGCGCCAATGGCGGCATAGGCCGTCAGGCTGTTGAACAAGCTTTACAGGCCGGTCACATGGTGACCGCGCTGGTACGCGATCCGGCTAAGTTGCCGCTTGTACATCCAAACTTACTTATTGTACAGGGCGATGTGTTACAACCTCAAACTTTCGCGCATCATTTGCAGGGGCAGCAGGTAGTCATTTCGGCCCTGGGTGTCAGCGGGGGAAATCTATTCAGTGATAAGCCAACTATACTATATTCACAAGGGATTGCCAATCTGCTGCAGTCAATGGAACGGCATGGTGTTAAACGTATCTTTTGTATTTCCGCGTCGGCGCTGGATGTTAGTCCGGTAATTCCCTGGTATGTGCGTTTGGTAGCTAAATATATTATTCAAAAGCTGCTTAAGCACATGTATGCCGACCTTAAGCAGATGGAGAATACCGTGAAAAAAAGCGGTACCGGATGGATGATCGTCCGCCCGCCGCAATTAACAGATGGCAAGTTAACCGGGCATTACCGCACGGCTCTTAACCGCTTTTTAAAGGATTGCCTTAAAATATCACGTGCAGATGTTGCGCATTGGATAATAAATAACCTTAACAACGAAGAAGCTGTCCAGGCGACGGTAGAGATCGCTTACTGA
- a CDS encoding antibiotic biosynthesis monooxygenase — protein MEQIFIDRFIMPQSAKGEFMERMAINRNMIKHLSGFIKDEAYGCTDEAGNFICITVATWASEAALKNAKALVQTEYQRPGFNLPAMLERLHIRTERGQYSLLSEQ, from the coding sequence ATGGAACAAATATTTATCGACCGCTTTATAATGCCACAAAGTGCCAAAGGGGAATTTATGGAAAGAATGGCGATCAACCGCAATATGATAAAACATCTCTCGGGTTTTATTAAAGACGAGGCCTATGGCTGCACGGACGAGGCCGGCAATTTTATTTGCATCACCGTGGCTACCTGGGCCAGCGAAGCGGCGCTGAAAAATGCCAAAGCATTAGTGCAGACCGAATACCAGCGGCCGGGCTTCAACCTGCCCGCCATGCTGGAACGTCTTCATATCCGGACGGAACGGGGCCAATACAGCCTGTTAAGTGAACAATAA